The Streptomyces uncialis genomic interval TGGAGCCCGTCCTCCAGCGGCAGCGAGGGGCCCTCCACGACACCGTCCGTGACGAGGACGAACACCCCCGGCCCGGAGAGCCGGTAGCGGGTCACCGGGTACACCGCGCCGGGCTGGACGCCCAGCGGCGGCCCGCCCTCGTCCTCGATGACCCCGGCGCGCCCGTCGGGGGTGGCCCGTACCAGCGGGACATGGCCCGCGCGGGCGCTGCGCAGCTCCCAGGCGACCGGGTCGAAGCGGACCATCGTGCAGGTGGCGAAGAGGGAGGCGCCCATGGACAGCAGGAGTTCATTGGTGCTGGCCAGCAGCTCGCCGGGGTCGCTGGTCACCGAACCGAGCGCCCGCAGGCCGACCCGCACCTGTCCCATGAAGGCGGCGGCCTCGATGGTGTGTCCCTGGACGTCACCGATCGAGTAGCCGATGCAGCCGTCGGGCAGGAGGAAACCGTCGTACCAGTCGCCGCCGACGTTCAGCCCGGTGAAGGCGGGTGCGTAGCGGGCGGCCACCCGCAGTCCCGGGACGACGGGCAGTTCCCCCGGGAGCATGCCGCGCTGGAGGGCCAGGGCGAGCTGTACCTGGGTCCGCTGGGCCTCCGCCCGGACCCTGGCCTCCGCGGTCAGGGAACCGAGTCTGGCCAGCAGGTCGTCAGGGGTGTCCGCGGGGCGGTTCGACGCCATCGACTCATCTCCGCCGCACGTCCGGTCCGGGCTTGTGACCTCGCCATTCTATGCCGATTGTCCGATTTCGCCCCTGGCGGGCGGCGAACGCGGCCCATGCCCGCGTGCGACGGCCCATGTCCAGGAACCGGTGCCGCACTCGGCCGTCCGGGTGACCCGACCGACCCGGACACCGGGGCCGCCCGTCCCGGGACGTCGATCTCGCCGTACGGCACACGGGCGCCCGCCGGGTCCGGCTAGTCTCATGATCATGGTTGGTGACTTCGAGCTGAGGAGCGCGCTCGCGGCGGCCGTCGGCTCCGGCGCGCCCGACCGGGCCTGGGGATTCGTCGAGCGCTTCGCCGCGCGCTGGGCGCGCCCCCTGGGGCCGGGCGACGGCAGCGACGAGAGCGAACTGCTGGCGGTGGAGGAGCGGTTGGAAATCGGTCTGCCCGCCGCCGTCCGCGACGCGTATCTGCTGTTCGGACGGCGCGACGATCTGGTCCGGGGCCAGGACCGGCTGGTGCGGCCCGCGCATCTGGACACCGACGAGACCGGCGGGAAGCTGGTGTTCCGGGTGGAGCACGGTTACGTCGTCGAGTGGGGCGTACCGCTCGGGGAGGGGGACGATCCCCCGGTGCTGTTCCGCCCGACGGACGAGGAGGAGTGGTCGCCGTTCCTGGACCGCTTCTCGCTGGCCTGTGTGGAGATGGTCCTGTCGGAGTGCGTGCTGGCCCCCGGCGCCCCGGGCGACAACCGCCAACTCGACCCGGTCACCCTGGCCGCGCTGGCGGACGCCTTCCCCCCGCTGCCGCTGCCCCGGTATCCGGTGTGGGCGGCCCCGGACGGCCCGCCGGTCCGCTGGTTCGGCGGGGACGAGGTGATCCTGCGCGCGGACGGCGAGGACTGGATGTGGGCGCGGGCCCGGGACGAGGCCGTGCTGGAGTCGGTCCGGGCCGCGCTGCCGGGTGTCTGGCTGGTCGGCTCCGCGCCCTGACCTGGGTGGGGCGGTCAGGTGCCGGACGCCCGTAGCGCCGCCGTGTGGGCGCGGACCTGCTCCGCGGAGAGATAGGCGTCCGTGTGTTCGAAGTCGCGCAGGGTGGCCGGGTTGCGGGCGAGGAAGCCGGTGCGGACGTAGTCGTCGCCCGCGACGGCGTTGAGCACCCAGTTGGTGAGCACCCGGGCCTTGGCGACATTGGTCCGCAGAGCCGACCAGTGGTAGCCCCGGGCGACGGCCTGCGCGGGCAGCCCCCGCAGTTCGACACCGAGCGGCTTGGAGACGGCGTCCCGGCCGCCGAGGTCGACCACCAGACCGAGATCCTGGTGTTCGTAGGGCTGGAGCGGCTGGTCGCGCAGGGACGCGATGACGTTGTCGGCGACCTTGCGGCCCTGGCGCATCGCATGCTGGGCGGTGGGCGGGCACACCGCGTCCCCGCCCTTGACCAGGTCGGGCACCGCGCCCGCGTCGCCGAGCGCGAACACCCCGTCGGCGCCGGGCAGGCTCATGTCCGCGCGGACGGCGAGGCGTCCGCGGACCGTCTCGGCGTCGAGCGTGGCGATCAGCGGACTCGCCACCACCCCGGCGGTCCAGATCAGGGTGCGGCACGGCAGGACCCGGCCGTCGGTGAAGGTGACCTTGTCGGCCGACGCCTCCGCGACGGACACCCCGAGCGAGACCTCGATGCCCCGACGGCGCAGGATCTCCAATGCGACCAGCCCGAGCCGGTCCCCCAGCTCGGGCATGAGCTTCGGGGCGATGTCGATGAGGTGCCACTTGATCTGCCGTGCGTCGAGCCGCGGATAGCGCCGGACGGCGTGGCTGGTGAGCCGCTGGAGACAGGCCGCGGTCTCGGTGCCCGCGTAGCCCCCGCCGACGACGACGAACTGGAGCCGGGAGGCACGTTCCTCCTGGTCGTGGGAGGCGTCCGCGAGGTCGAGCTGGGCGATGACATGGTCGCGTACGTAGGCGGCCTCGGCGAGCGTCTTCATCCCGCGCGCGTGGTCGATCAGGCCCGGGATGTCGAAGGTGCGGGTCACACTGCCGGGGGCCAGCACGATGATGTCGTACGGCTCGTCCACCAGCTCGTCGGTGATCTTGCGGATCACACAGACCTTGGCCGCCGGGTCCACCCCGATGGCCCCGCCGGGGATGATCCGGGTGCGGTGCTTGCGGCTGCGCCGCAGGGACACCGCGATCGACTGGGGGGTCAGCACGCCCGACGCGACCTGCGGCAGCAGCGGGAGGTAGAGCTGGTACGAGAACGGCGTGACGAGGGTGATGTCCGCCTCCCCGGGGGAGAGCCGGCGCTCCAGCCGGCGTACGCACTCCACTCCGGCGAAGCCTGCCCCCACCACGAGAATCCTGGGTCGCGCCACGGTGTCCGTCCTTCCCTGAGACCTCTCGTCCCTATCCGGCCCCGCCTGCCCGCATATGGGCGGCGCATCCCCCATCTTTCAGGGCGGTCCGCCGCCCCGCACCCGAAGCGGCACACGCTTGCCGCACCCGGGGTACGGGCGGGGCCGCGGACAGTACGTGTCAGGCGGCCGGACCGGCCGGTGAAGGCCCTGGTCAAAGGCACCGTGAAGCACACGGACCACCGGTCGGCCGTGCCCGGGACCCGCTCGTCCGGCGCACCCGCCACCCGGGCTCAGCGCAAGGTCTCGGCCCAGTTCGCCGGGACGCGTCCCACGGGTCCGGGCGCGGGCTGCTCCACCGGGTGGGCCTGCGGGGGCGCCAGGGCGGGACCGGACTCGTACATCTGCTCGCTGTCGTAGTCCCAGAACCACTGTTCGCCGGGCTCGAAGCTGCGGACCAGCGGATGTCCGCTGTCCTTGGCGTGGGCGGTCGCGTGTTTCGCGGGTGAGCTGTCGCAGCAGCCGATATGGCCGCACCGGGCGCACCGCCGCAGATGGAACCACCAGCCGCCCGAGGTCTCGCATTCGGCGCAACCGGTGCCGGAGGGCAGGGCCGTGGGGTCGATGCCGTCGGGAAGGCTCATGAGGACTCCTCGGGGGGCTGGGGGTCGGCCGGCGGGTCGGGGTCCGCCGGAGTGAGGGGGAGACGCACCTGGAACCGGGTGTCACCGGGCTCGGAGCGGGCCACCGAAAGATCCCCGTGGTGCTTGTTGACGACGATCCGCCAGGAGATGTCCAGTCCGAGCCCCGTGCCCTCACCGACGGGTTTCGTGGTGAAGAACGGATCGAAGATGCGGCCGCGGACCTCCGGGGGCATCCCGGGTCCCGTGTCACCGAACTCCACGAGGACGCGGTCCCCGTCCCGGGCGGTCCGCACGGTCAGCGTGCCCTGGTCGGGGTCGTCGGCGCGGTGCACGCTCTTCATGGCGGAGACGGCGTTGTCGATGAGGTTGGTCCACACCTGGTTGAGTTCACCGGGGTAGGCGGGGATGCGCGGCAGGCCGGTGTCGTAGTCCTTGACGACGGTCACCCCGGGGCCGATCTTGGCGGTGAGCATCATCAGGGTGGAGTCGAGGAGTTCATGGATGTCGGCGTCCTGGTGGGGGGCGCGGTCCAGCTGCGAGTACTGCTTCGCCGCGCCCACCAGATGGGAGATCCGCGTCGAGGAGTCCTCGATCTCGTTCATGAGGAGTTCCGTCTCGACCGTGTAGTTGAGCCAGCGGACGGCGCCTTCGAGGGTGTCCTGGTCGACGGTCGCGGCGACCTGGTCGAGCCATTCGGTATCGAGTCCGGCCTGGACGAAGGTGGGGGCGAGCCGCCAGCCCTCGGCGACGCCGTGGTCGTCCAGCCAGTCCCCGACGGCGTCCTCCCGGTCGCTGGCCTCCAGCGGGCTCAGACCCGGCGCCTTGGCGATGCGTTCGGCGGTGCGTTCCTGGAGTTCCACCAGGGAGGCGAGGGTGTCGCGGTGGTAGGGGCCGGAGGCGATCACGGCGAGCTTGTGGCGCATCCCGGCGACGCGTTCGCGCAGCGACGCGGTGGCGCGGACGGCCGCCGCGGCCGGGTTGTTCAGCTCATGGGTGAGCCCGGCGGACAGCGATCCGAGGGCCAGGAGCCGCTCCCGCTGGCCGACGGCCTGCTGGGTGGAGCGGTTGCCGAAGAACAGGCCCTCCAGGAGGTGGACCGCCATCGGGAACCACTCGCGCATGATCATGGCGAAGGTGTCGGCGGACAGCACGAAGAAACGGGAGGGCTCGGTGACCCGCAGCGAGCTGTTGTAGCGCTGCGGGACCCGGTCCCCGAGGTAGGCCTGGAAGGCGCCCGCGTACACCCCGGGGTCGGAGGTGCGGTTGATCTCGATGTCGTCGGCGCCGACCCGTCTCGACATCACGACGGTGCCGTCGAGCAGGACGTAGAAGCAGGTCGCGGGCTCGCCCTCGGTGTACACGGGGCCCGTGTCGTAGCGCTCGACGGCGCCTTCCCGGCAGAGCCGGTCCAGCTGGTCGGGTGCCAGCTTCTCGAAGAGGAACAGGGTGCGCAGTTCCGCCGCCTCGCACGGCAGGGGGGTGGGTCGCCCGTTCATGACTGCTCCAGGTAGCGGTGCACCAGCATGACGGCCATGGCGCCCTCCCCCACCGCGGACGCGACCCGCTTCGCGGACTCGGAGCGGGCGTCCCCGGCGACGAACACGCCCGGCACATTGGTCTCCAGGTGGTACGGCGCGCGGTCCAGCTCCCATTCGGGGGGCGGCGCGCCGTCGGCGGAGAGGTCGGGTCCGGCGACGATGAAGCCGCGCGGGTCCCGCAGGACCGTCCCGTCGAGCCAGTCGGTCAGCGGCGCCGCGCCGATGAACACGAAAAGCCACTGGGCGTCGACGAGTTCGGTGTGTCCGGTGGTGGTGTCCCGCAGGGTGAGCTGTTCGAGGTGGTCGGCGCCGTGCGCGGACTCGACGACGGTTCCGGTGCGGACGGTGATGTTCGGGGCGTCCTCGACCTGCTGGACGAGGTAGTGCGACATGGAGGCGGCGAGCGGACCGCCCCGGACCAGTACGGTGACGGACTTGGCGCCCCGGGACAGATACATGGCGGCCTGGCCCGCGGAGTTGGCGCCGCCGACCACGTACACGTCGTGGCCCTGGCAGGAGGCGGCCTCGGTGAGCGCGGAGCCGTAGTAGACGCCCCGGCCGGTGAGGTCCGCGACGCCCGGCGCGTCGAGCTGCCGGTACGACACACCGGTGGCGAGGAGCACGCTGTGCGCGGCGATGGCGTGACCGTCGGAGAACCGCACAGCCTTGGCGGCGCCGTTGATCTCCAGCCCGGTGACCTCGCGGGCGGTGAGGATCTCGGCGCCGAACTTGGCGGCCTGGCGGCGGGCCCGGTCGGTGAGCTGGGAGCCGGAGACCCCGTCGGGGAAGCCGAGGTAGTTCTCGATACGGGAGCTCTGGCCGGCCTGGCCCCCGGTGGCGGAACGTTCCACCAGGACGGTCCGCAGGCCCTCGGACGCGCCGTAGACGGCGGCGCCGAGACCGGCCGGACCGCCGCCGATGACGATCAGGTCGTAGAAGTCGGCGGTGGGGGTCGTGGCGAGGCCGACCCGGGCGGCGAGGTCCTGGTCCCCGGGCTCGATCAGGGCGGTGCCGTCGGGGGTGATCACCAGCGGCAGCCGCAGCGCGTCGGTGTCCGCCGCTTCGAGGAGGCGGCGCCCCTCGGGTTCGTCGGAGGAGTACCAGCGGTAGGGGACCTGGTTGCGGGCGAGGAACTCCCGGACCTCGGAGCACCGCGCCGACCAGCGGTGTCCGACGACCTTGGTGGTGGGAACGGCCCGGTGGTCGGTGTGCCGCCAGGTGTCGAGGAGCTCGTCCAGGACGGGGTACAGCTTCTCCTCGGGCGGGTCCCACGGTTTGAGCAGGTAGTGGTCGAGGTCGACGACGTTGATCGCGTCGATCGCGGCGTCGGTGTCGGCGTAGGCGGTGAGCAGCACGCGCCGGGCGCCGGGGAAGATGT includes:
- a CDS encoding PP2C family protein-serine/threonine phosphatase, whose translation is MASNRPADTPDDLLARLGSLTAEARVRAEAQRTQVQLALALQRGMLPGELPVVPGLRVAARYAPAFTGLNVGGDWYDGFLLPDGCIGYSIGDVQGHTIEAAAFMGQVRVGLRALGSVTSDPGELLASTNELLLSMGASLFATCTMVRFDPVAWELRSARAGHVPLVRATPDGRAGVIEDEGGPPLGVQPGAVYPVTRYRLSGPGVFVLVTDGVVEGPSLPLEDGLQQVARLAGVGTGAALSAEPLATSVMRIADSIGHEDDAAVLVIAHDGPPDAAREHPAPAHRAPSGPPDA
- a CDS encoding NAD(P)/FAD-dependent oxidoreductase: MARPRILVVGAGFAGVECVRRLERRLSPGEADITLVTPFSYQLYLPLLPQVASGVLTPQSIAVSLRRSRKHRTRIIPGGAIGVDPAAKVCVIRKITDELVDEPYDIIVLAPGSVTRTFDIPGLIDHARGMKTLAEAAYVRDHVIAQLDLADASHDQEERASRLQFVVVGGGYAGTETAACLQRLTSHAVRRYPRLDARQIKWHLIDIAPKLMPELGDRLGLVALEILRRRGIEVSLGVSVAEASADKVTFTDGRVLPCRTLIWTAGVVASPLIATLDAETVRGRLAVRADMSLPGADGVFALGDAGAVPDLVKGGDAVCPPTAQHAMRQGRKVADNVIASLRDQPLQPYEHQDLGLVVDLGGRDAVSKPLGVELRGLPAQAVARGYHWSALRTNVAKARVLTNWVLNAVAGDDYVRTGFLARNPATLRDFEHTDAYLSAEQVRAHTAALRASGT
- a CDS encoding UBP-type zinc finger domain-containing protein, with protein sequence MSLPDGIDPTALPSGTGCAECETSGGWWFHLRRCARCGHIGCCDSSPAKHATAHAKDSGHPLVRSFEPGEQWFWDYDSEQMYESGPALAPPQAHPVEQPAPGPVGRVPANWAETLR
- a CDS encoding ATP-binding protein; its protein translation is MNGRPTPLPCEAAELRTLFLFEKLAPDQLDRLCREGAVERYDTGPVYTEGEPATCFYVLLDGTVVMSRRVGADDIEINRTSDPGVYAGAFQAYLGDRVPQRYNSSLRVTEPSRFFVLSADTFAMIMREWFPMAVHLLEGLFFGNRSTQQAVGQRERLLALGSLSAGLTHELNNPAAAAVRATASLRERVAGMRHKLAVIASGPYHRDTLASLVELQERTAERIAKAPGLSPLEASDREDAVGDWLDDHGVAEGWRLAPTFVQAGLDTEWLDQVAATVDQDTLEGAVRWLNYTVETELLMNEIEDSSTRISHLVGAAKQYSQLDRAPHQDADIHELLDSTLMMLTAKIGPGVTVVKDYDTGLPRIPAYPGELNQVWTNLIDNAVSAMKSVHRADDPDQGTLTVRTARDGDRVLVEFGDTGPGMPPEVRGRIFDPFFTTKPVGEGTGLGLDISWRIVVNKHHGDLSVARSEPGDTRFQVRLPLTPADPDPPADPQPPEESS
- a CDS encoding FAD-dependent oxidoreductase — translated: MPEASVAARTVILTVDDDPGVSRAVARDLRRRYGGEHRVVRAESGDAALEALRELKLRGEQVAVLLADYRMPQMNGIEFLEQALDIFPGARRVLLTAYADTDAAIDAINVVDLDHYLLKPWDPPEEKLYPVLDELLDTWRHTDHRAVPTTKVVGHRWSARCSEVREFLARNQVPYRWYSSDEPEGRRLLEAADTDALRLPLVITPDGTALIEPGDQDLAARVGLATTPTADFYDLIVIGGGPAGLGAAVYGASEGLRTVLVERSATGGQAGQSSRIENYLGFPDGVSGSQLTDRARRQAAKFGAEILTAREVTGLEINGAAKAVRFSDGHAIAAHSVLLATGVSYRQLDAPGVADLTGRGVYYGSALTEAASCQGHDVYVVGGANSAGQAAMYLSRGAKSVTVLVRGGPLAASMSHYLVQQVEDAPNITVRTGTVVESAHGADHLEQLTLRDTTTGHTELVDAQWLFVFIGAAPLTDWLDGTVLRDPRGFIVAGPDLSADGAPPPEWELDRAPYHLETNVPGVFVAGDARSESAKRVASAVGEGAMAVMLVHRYLEQS